A window from SAR324 cluster bacterium encodes these proteins:
- a CDS encoding c-type cytochrome produces MQKQILKKIVILMAVAIGLPAYLSAEEPKGKLTSTSEFGGKWGTKVEEAVEALHLKGSVEDGKIIYEEVCAACHQPTAGGDPAGNFPQLAGQQSTVVIKQIADIRIGNRDNPTMYPFANVEALRAATEDIFEEPKSGPQTLADVAAYIQTLPMTNTHFGPGTDLEYGAKVYADNCVRCHGDHGQGSFKNYYPVIAGQNYNYLLRQFRWIKEGKRRNANPEMVEQINRFTERDILAVMDFASRQKMQPGDWDPNK; encoded by the coding sequence ATGCAAAAACAAATCTTGAAAAAAATTGTCATATTGATGGCCGTTGCCATTGGCCTACCGGCTTATCTTTCAGCGGAAGAACCCAAAGGTAAACTGACTTCGACCTCTGAATTCGGTGGAAAATGGGGGACCAAAGTGGAAGAAGCGGTGGAGGCACTGCATCTTAAAGGCAGCGTGGAAGATGGAAAAATCATTTATGAGGAAGTTTGCGCGGCTTGTCATCAACCCACCGCCGGGGGTGATCCCGCCGGGAATTTCCCGCAATTGGCCGGACAGCAATCCACTGTGGTTATCAAGCAAATCGCGGATATCCGTATCGGCAACAGGGATAATCCAACCATGTATCCCTTCGCTAATGTTGAGGCCTTGCGAGCCGCAACAGAAGATATTTTTGAAGAACCCAAAAGCGGGCCTCAAACACTGGCGGATGTCGCCGCCTACATCCAGACCCTCCCCATGACCAATACGCATTTTGGTCCCGGAACCGATCTGGAATATGGAGCCAAAGTTTACGCGGATAATTGCGTGCGTTGTCATGGGGATCATGGACAGGGAAGTTTTAAAAATTATTATCCTGTGATTGCCGGACAGAACTATAATTATCTTCTGCGTCAATTCCGCTGGATCAAGGAAGGCAAACGGCGTAACGCCAATCCTGAAATGGTGGAGCAAATCAACAGATTTACCGAACGAGACATTCTGGCAGTCATGGATTTTGCCTCACGTCAGAAAATGCAACCCGGAGACTGGGATCCGAACAAGTAA
- a CDS encoding c-type cytochrome — protein MLISGLSLTAIAADGATLYQQLTCFACHGAEGRGQVRNREKIDKTTGEVVYRQGDPMPGFEAYPKLAGQNKLYLYNQMKDIFSGKRNNGLSAAMLGIKLMIDSTATDDDLMAIAEYLSQVK, from the coding sequence ATGCTGATAAGCGGATTGAGTCTTACCGCAATCGCCGCGGATGGTGCGACTCTCTATCAACAACTGACCTGTTTTGCCTGCCATGGAGCCGAAGGCCGGGGGCAAGTGCGTAATCGTGAAAAAATTGACAAAACTACAGGCGAGGTAGTTTACCGTCAGGGCGATCCCATGCCGGGGTTTGAAGCTTATCCCAAACTGGCAGGACAGAACAAATTGTATCTGTATAATCAGATGAAAGACATTTTCAGCGGAAAACGCAATAACGGTTTGAGTGCGGCGATGCTGGGCATCAAACTCATGATTGACAGTACCGCAACCGATGATGATCTCATGGCGATTGCGGAATATTTATCTCAGGTAAAATAA
- the nosZ gene encoding Sec-dependent nitrous-oxide reductase, whose protein sequence is MIKSLNKLAKSALLGCLALGVASSAWGQSMQEVMKARGLSEQDMLAAAKTYTPTGMKDEYVVFSSGGQSGQLIVYGVPSMRILKYVAVFTPEPWQGYGYGSEESSKRFEEGMINGKKITWGDTHHPALSETNGDYDGQWVFINDKANPRIAVIDLKKFETVQIVPNPVFKSEHGSTVATPNTEYVLEAAQYPAPFENKYVELTQENFNKYFRGGVTYWKFEQTIEKKNRSGKIVPEKSFTVEMPPYMQDITDAGKGISDGWSFTNSINSERYIGGYGKGNTELQDKLANEAGMSSKDTDYMHIVNWKAAEQLFKAGKFKKINGHAVIPMEEMVKANALVLVPEPKSPHGNDVSPDGRYIIVAGKLDTHASVYDFQKIKALIDKKDFADKDPYGIPILDMQKALHKQVQLGLGPLHTQFDKEKGVVYTSLYVDSMVVRWNYLEGRVLDKIPINYNIGHLVAAEGDTVDPDGKYLVALNKLAIDRFQQVGPLHPQNHQLIDITSGRPMQLLYDMPLPLGEPHYAQMIKADKLDPDIRFNKKDFKHNVKPGDERIERNGNQVTIYSTAIRSHFSPEVFEVKVGDHITWHITNVERAQDQVHGFTVDNYNVHGSLEPGETETFEFVADKEGVFPFYCTEFCSALHLEMTGYFMVKP, encoded by the coding sequence ATGATAAAATCATTGAACAAGTTGGCCAAATCCGCACTTCTGGGCTGTTTGGCTCTGGGTGTGGCTTCCAGCGCATGGGGACAGTCCATGCAGGAAGTCATGAAGGCAAGAGGCCTGAGTGAGCAGGATATGCTGGCCGCCGCCAAAACATATACCCCCACAGGCATGAAAGACGAATATGTCGTGTTCTCTTCCGGCGGGCAATCCGGGCAATTGATCGTATATGGCGTGCCATCCATGCGGATTCTCAAGTATGTGGCCGTCTTCACACCTGAACCTTGGCAGGGGTATGGTTATGGCAGTGAAGAAAGCAGCAAACGTTTTGAAGAAGGCATGATCAATGGCAAAAAAATCACATGGGGTGACACTCACCATCCAGCACTCTCAGAAACCAATGGTGATTATGATGGACAATGGGTGTTTATCAACGACAAGGCCAATCCCCGAATTGCCGTGATTGATCTGAAAAAATTCGAAACCGTCCAGATTGTTCCCAATCCCGTTTTCAAATCCGAACATGGCAGCACAGTGGCTACCCCCAACACCGAATATGTCTTGGAAGCCGCACAGTATCCCGCTCCGTTTGAAAATAAATATGTGGAACTCACACAGGAAAATTTTAATAAATATTTCCGGGGTGGCGTGACTTACTGGAAATTTGAACAAACCATTGAGAAGAAAAATCGCAGTGGCAAAATTGTTCCTGAAAAATCCTTCACTGTTGAAATGCCTCCTTACATGCAGGATATCACCGATGCCGGAAAAGGCATCAGCGATGGCTGGTCGTTCACCAACTCCATCAACTCCGAACGCTATATCGGTGGTTATGGCAAAGGGAACACAGAACTGCAGGATAAACTGGCCAACGAAGCCGGAATGTCGTCCAAAGACACCGACTATATGCACATCGTGAACTGGAAGGCCGCGGAACAACTGTTCAAAGCCGGGAAGTTCAAGAAAATTAACGGTCACGCAGTGATTCCGATGGAAGAAATGGTTAAAGCCAATGCACTCGTTCTGGTACCTGAACCTAAAAGTCCTCATGGCAATGATGTGAGTCCGGATGGTCGCTACATCATTGTTGCCGGCAAGCTTGACACCCACGCTTCTGTCTATGATTTTCAGAAAATCAAGGCCTTGATCGACAAAAAAGATTTCGCGGATAAAGATCCCTATGGTATCCCAATTCTGGACATGCAAAAAGCCCTGCACAAACAGGTTCAGTTAGGTCTCGGCCCGCTGCATACCCAGTTTGACAAGGAAAAAGGCGTTGTTTACACCTCGCTGTATGTAGATTCCATGGTCGTTCGATGGAATTATCTGGAAGGAAGAGTCCTGGATAAAATCCCCATCAATTACAACATCGGACACCTGGTTGCCGCTGAAGGTGACACTGTGGATCCTGATGGAAAATATCTGGTTGCACTCAACAAATTGGCGATTGACCGCTTTCAGCAGGTTGGACCTCTGCATCCTCAAAATCACCAGTTGATCGACATCACTTCCGGACGCCCCATGCAACTATTGTATGACATGCCGCTGCCGCTTGGTGAACCACACTATGCCCAAATGATCAAAGCGGACAAACTGGATCCGGATATTCGCTTCAATAAAAAAGATTTCAAACACAATGTAAAACCCGGTGATGAACGCATTGAACGCAATGGCAATCAGGTTACCATTTATTCCACAGCGATTCGAAGTCACTTCAGCCCCGAAGTATTTGAAGTGAAAGTCGGTGATCATATCACCTGGCACATCACTAACGTTGAACGAGCCCAGGATCAGGTTCATGGCTTCACCGTTGACAATTACAATGTCCATGGAAGTCTGGAACCGGGTGAAACAGAAACCTTTGAATTTGTGGCAGACAAAGAAGGCGTATTCCCATTCTACTGCACTGAGTTCTGTTCAGCCCTGCATCTTGAAATGACAGGATATTTCATGGTCAAACCCTGA
- the alaS gene encoding alanine--tRNA ligase, which translates to MKTSKEIRQEFISFFEERDHRFVRSSPVVPNDDPTLLFTNAGMNQFKDVFLNTGKREYVRAVNSQKCIRASGKHNDLEDVGRDNYHHTFFEMLGNWSFGDYFKKDAITWAWELFTQYWHLPKSRLWATVFEGSAAEGLEPDHEAIELWKTCTDIQHNQILLCSKKDNFWEMGDVGPCGPCSEIHVDLGEGTCPKSGKGGHVCGVNIDGCWRFVELWNLVFIQFNRLPNGQLERLPACHVDTGMGLERICRVLQSVDSNYSTDLFVPILEKIQEVTGIRDDTDEKKVAYRVIADHLRALSFAIADGAIPSNDGRGHVLRRMLRRATRFGRVLGMHQPFIYQLVPAIVAVMGDAFPEIKTQAAHVARVIHSEEESFGQTLDQGLEIFEQMLSGITAGSARIFSGSDAFKLYDTYGFPIDLTRLMCEEKGLTVDEPEFEKCMDQQRLQARNAAKFRMNLGEWIVLKEGKASSFTGYNSLSAETSVIRYSKNDKNQLLLVLEQTPFYAESGGQVADRGTLIQNGQKWNVLDVYKEGDSIVHVCEGDTIPDQSAIQAVVSPENRSAITRNHTATHLLHAALKEVVGQHVNQAGSVVHPEYLRFDFTHFDKLSDDEITRIEQIVNRNIRANISLQSYETQYTKAIQNGVTALFSEKYADRVRVIQIGAVSSELCGGCHVHATGDIGSFRIQVESAIASGVRRIIALTGHTAEKLTREESRAIQDAKRLLNVSHDSLAPAIEKLLEEKRHLEKALRESQRETAGNDANRMASQAITMDGIRVLVHQLKVDSLEALKDLGDSLRETLQPGIILLAGEVNQKPTLLCVISQDLINKKYHAGDIVNQVAALADGKGGGKPHMAQAGIKAPEKLPQALLQAPELIRAYIQSR; encoded by the coding sequence TTGAAAACATCAAAAGAAATTCGTCAGGAGTTTATTTCATTTTTTGAAGAACGAGATCACCGGTTTGTAAGAAGCTCCCCGGTTGTTCCCAACGATGATCCAACCCTGCTCTTCACCAACGCGGGAATGAATCAGTTCAAGGATGTGTTTTTGAATACGGGAAAACGGGAATACGTTCGGGCAGTGAATTCACAGAAATGTATCAGGGCCAGTGGCAAACACAATGATCTCGAAGACGTCGGACGTGACAATTATCACCACACCTTTTTCGAAATGCTGGGAAACTGGTCTTTCGGGGATTATTTCAAAAAAGACGCCATCACCTGGGCCTGGGAACTTTTCACACAATACTGGCATCTTCCAAAATCCAGACTATGGGCTACGGTGTTTGAAGGCAGTGCCGCTGAAGGACTGGAACCAGATCATGAAGCCATTGAATTATGGAAAACCTGCACCGATATTCAGCACAACCAGATTCTGCTGTGTAGCAAAAAAGATAATTTCTGGGAAATGGGCGATGTCGGCCCCTGTGGTCCCTGCTCTGAAATCCATGTGGATCTGGGAGAAGGAACCTGTCCAAAATCAGGCAAAGGAGGCCATGTTTGCGGTGTGAATATTGATGGATGCTGGCGATTTGTGGAATTGTGGAATCTCGTGTTTATTCAGTTCAATCGCCTGCCCAACGGACAACTTGAACGTTTACCCGCATGCCATGTTGACACCGGAATGGGACTGGAACGAATCTGTCGTGTGCTTCAGTCCGTTGATTCCAATTACAGCACTGATTTGTTTGTTCCAATTCTGGAAAAAATTCAGGAAGTGACCGGGATCCGTGATGATACAGATGAGAAAAAAGTCGCATACAGGGTGATCGCCGATCATTTAAGAGCCCTGAGTTTTGCCATCGCTGACGGAGCAATTCCTTCCAATGATGGCCGGGGTCATGTGTTGAGACGCATGTTGCGCAGGGCAACCCGTTTTGGCAGGGTTTTGGGAATGCATCAGCCTTTTATTTATCAACTTGTTCCAGCAATTGTTGCTGTGATGGGGGACGCGTTTCCTGAAATTAAAACCCAGGCGGCACATGTTGCGAGAGTCATTCATAGTGAAGAAGAAAGTTTTGGTCAAACACTGGATCAGGGACTTGAAATCTTTGAACAAATGCTATCCGGTATTACCGCTGGATCTGCCAGGATTTTTTCCGGTTCAGATGCGTTCAAACTCTATGATACTTATGGTTTCCCGATTGATCTGACCCGCTTGATGTGTGAAGAAAAGGGCTTGACCGTTGATGAGCCGGAATTTGAAAAATGCATGGATCAACAACGATTGCAGGCTCGCAATGCCGCAAAGTTCCGCATGAATCTGGGTGAATGGATTGTTCTGAAAGAAGGCAAAGCCTCCAGTTTTACAGGTTACAACAGTTTGAGCGCTGAGACCTCAGTGATTCGTTATTCAAAAAACGATAAAAACCAATTACTGCTTGTGCTGGAACAGACTCCGTTTTACGCGGAATCCGGTGGACAGGTCGCCGATCGTGGCACGTTGATCCAGAATGGACAGAAATGGAATGTTCTGGATGTTTACAAAGAAGGAGACTCGATTGTTCATGTCTGTGAAGGAGACACAATTCCAGATCAATCAGCGATTCAGGCTGTTGTTTCCCCTGAAAACAGGTCTGCGATCACCCGCAATCATACCGCTACACATTTACTGCATGCCGCGTTGAAAGAAGTGGTGGGACAACATGTCAATCAGGCGGGTTCAGTTGTTCATCCAGAATACCTTCGGTTTGATTTCACCCATTTCGACAAGCTCAGTGACGACGAAATCACCCGGATTGAACAAATCGTCAACCGGAATATTCGAGCGAATATTTCTTTGCAGTCTTATGAAACACAATATACCAAAGCCATTCAAAATGGAGTGACCGCACTTTTCAGCGAAAAATACGCGGATCGGGTGCGAGTCATTCAGATTGGTGCGGTTTCATCCGAATTATGCGGTGGATGCCACGTCCATGCGACAGGAGACATTGGCAGTTTCAGAATTCAGGTTGAATCCGCCATCGCGTCCGGCGTGAGACGGATCATCGCATTGACCGGGCACACCGCTGAAAAATTAACCCGTGAAGAATCACGAGCGATTCAGGATGCCAAACGGCTCTTGAATGTCTCACATGACTCTCTGGCCCCGGCAATTGAAAAACTTCTGGAAGAAAAACGCCACCTGGAAAAAGCGTTAAGAGAAAGCCAGCGGGAAACAGCCGGTAATGACGCCAATCGTATGGCTTCTCAGGCTATCACTATGGACGGAATTCGTGTTCTTGTTCACCAACTCAAAGTGGATTCACTGGAGGCGCTGAAAGATCTGGGGGATTCCTTGAGAGAAACCCTCCAACCCGGGATCATATTGCTGGCAGGCGAGGTGAATCAAAAACCGACCTTGCTGTGTGTCATTTCCCAGGATCTCATCAATAAAAAATATCATGCGGGTGATATTGTCAATCAGGTGGCGGCATTGGCTGATGGCAAGGGTGGTGGAAAACCCCACATGGCTCAGGCTGGAATCAAAGCTCCAGAAAAACTACCACAGGCATTGCTTCAGGCTCCGGAATTGATTCGGGCTTATATTCAATCTCGATAA
- a CDS encoding ABC transporter permease gives MKYELFVGKRYLFSSSRDRSISLITWISICGVALGNIALIASTSIMNGFRDNLRRAVTGSLPHITMFAWDDNMADYEDLIGAITNQSRVVSASPYIFKQALLTGKKQPKGALLRGIDTSREAKVTSISAFLRKEVYPIHPPSPAEQQLLSEEIISRLDYATSQKALNPSGVILGAMLAQNLKVRVGDHVQLISSEQRMTPFGDMPRIKDLEVVGIFESGISGYDEVLAFMDYHLVQKIYGMGHSVTGIGIRVEDPELAPQIASALQKSTENYLVSNWADENKSIFQIMKLEKLGLFLILTLIVIVAAFNIISSLVMLVVEKSGEIAILKSLGATDYSIRKIFAVQGVIIGSIGTITGVLLGLLVCWVLMTFDLIDIPPGVYPGGNRVPVLINWTDVMITALSSFAICFVVTIYPAAKAARVNPVEVLRYE, from the coding sequence ATGAAATATGAATTGTTTGTGGGTAAACGGTATCTGTTTTCCTCCTCCAGAGACCGATCCATTTCTCTCATCACCTGGATTTCTATTTGCGGTGTCGCTTTGGGAAATATCGCGCTGATTGCGTCAACCTCAATCATGAATGGATTCAGAGATAATTTGCGGCGTGCGGTCACAGGCTCGCTGCCGCATATCACCATGTTCGCCTGGGATGACAACATGGCCGATTATGAAGATCTCATTGGCGCCATTACAAACCAGTCCCGGGTGGTTTCGGCCTCTCCCTATATTTTCAAACAAGCCCTTCTGACGGGAAAAAAACAACCCAAAGGTGCTCTCTTGCGTGGGATAGACACATCCCGGGAAGCGAAGGTCACCTCAATTTCAGCCTTTTTAAGAAAAGAGGTCTATCCGATCCATCCGCCATCGCCCGCAGAACAACAGCTTCTCTCAGAAGAAATCATCTCGAGACTTGATTATGCGACATCTCAGAAAGCCCTGAATCCTTCCGGTGTCATCCTGGGGGCGATGCTTGCCCAAAATTTAAAAGTCAGAGTTGGAGATCATGTACAGTTGATTTCATCGGAACAACGAATGACGCCTTTCGGAGATATGCCACGAATTAAAGACCTGGAAGTTGTCGGCATCTTTGAATCCGGAATCTCAGGCTATGATGAAGTGCTGGCCTTTATGGATTATCATCTGGTGCAGAAAATTTATGGAATGGGTCACAGTGTAACAGGTATAGGAATCAGGGTTGAAGATCCTGAACTTGCGCCACAAATAGCCTCCGCACTGCAAAAATCGACAGAAAATTATCTGGTCAGTAACTGGGCCGATGAAAATAAAAGTATTTTTCAAATCATGAAACTGGAAAAACTGGGGCTTTTTTTGATTTTAACGTTGATCGTGATTGTTGCCGCCTTCAACATCATCAGTTCACTGGTCATGCTGGTTGTTGAGAAATCAGGAGAAATTGCCATCCTCAAATCATTAGGCGCAACGGACTATAGCATCCGGAAAATTTTTGCGGTGCAGGGGGTGATCATTGGATCTATCGGCACCATCACGGGTGTTCTGCTTGGACTTCTGGTCTGTTGGGTGTTGATGACTTTTGATCTGATTGATATTCCTCCCGGTGTTTACCCTGGTGGCAATCGGGTTCCTGTCCTGATCAACTGGACCGATGTGATGATCACAGCACTGAGTTCGTTTGCGATTTGTTTTGTCGTAACCATCTATCCCGCGGCAAAAGCGGCAAGGGTGAATCCGGTAGAAGTATTGAGATATGAATGA
- a CDS encoding HAMP domain-containing protein, whose amino-acid sequence MVKWLLDKSIVRKFIFYILSFFVVAGTAFIIIYGIQGYDSAIRQINKKVINIAELASTALATPLWNIDEPSIKGVINAIKLDEDIIAIHVLGSGDLVSSYQDERFKETFDQLKLKKGMLYQEIGICKKGRCSVTLEDDSDDSESNEQIGQVQMIASTERVDREITQSILMLLASVLFVGGMLSLIIWALARKIIQHPIKELIVSANALAEGHLNHEINVSRPDELGSLARDFAEMRDSIREKIKVIEEYSRDLEKKVDERTSQLRAKTNDILSILKNIPEGVLTVLEGNTVHPEYSAYLETILGTTEISGQDVVSLLFSQLGSDSRSGLGAALDSILGQNVMFFEANSHFLVREIEFLSKDGQTKVLDLSWAPITDDMDDVEKVLITLRDVTELRQLQETAKEHKRELEIIGQILHVSQEKFNEFIHSSRNFLEENKKLIEANYTQKNPEILSELFRNMHTIKGNARTYTFIHLTNLVHEAEEKYNRLRNREEESWNPDILLEDLNKVGLIIDEYDQINTSKLGRKGPGRRGDERFLMVEKVKVRSALDYLTGIEKLTAQQLKDHIIVARAFLTSIGSEPLEDILSGVLTSIADLARELEKPAPEIVIADHNLYIKNHIYGLIRNAFGHIFRNSLDHGIERSEERLQKGKSAQGHIYIELTHDNSTLKIVYRDDGRGLNIGKIRQKAIKSQMIHDMDDLSDHEVAQMIFMSGLSTAEQVTEISGRGVGMDAVKKFFERENGNVEVELLSPEKYHDPGFYPFEITLTLPFQYAIEMPTLNMETMLEMAEALASERNTEN is encoded by the coding sequence ATGGTGAAATGGTTACTGGATAAAAGCATTGTCAGAAAATTCATTTTTTACATTTTGTCCTTTTTTGTGGTTGCGGGCACAGCCTTTATCATTATTTATGGAATTCAGGGGTATGACAGTGCGATCAGGCAGATCAATAAAAAGGTGATCAATATCGCTGAATTGGCGAGCACTGCGCTGGCAACACCTTTATGGAACATTGATGAACCTTCCATCAAGGGGGTGATCAATGCCATTAAACTGGACGAAGACATCATTGCGATTCATGTGTTGGGATCCGGTGATCTGGTCTCAAGCTATCAGGACGAACGGTTCAAGGAGACCTTTGATCAGTTGAAACTGAAAAAAGGTATGTTGTATCAGGAGATCGGGATTTGTAAAAAAGGGCGATGCAGCGTGACACTGGAAGATGATTCTGACGATAGTGAAAGCAATGAACAGATAGGCCAGGTGCAGATGATCGCTTCCACGGAACGTGTGGATCGCGAAATCACTCAAAGTATCCTGATGCTTCTGGCGTCGGTATTGTTTGTCGGTGGCATGCTCAGTCTCATCATCTGGGCTTTGGCCAGAAAAATAATTCAGCATCCTATCAAGGAACTCATTGTCAGTGCCAATGCTCTCGCGGAAGGACACCTCAACCATGAAATCAATGTTTCCCGGCCCGATGAACTTGGCAGTCTGGCCCGGGATTTCGCTGAAATGCGAGATTCTATCCGTGAAAAAATCAAGGTCATCGAAGAATACAGCCGTGACCTGGAGAAAAAAGTAGATGAACGCACGTCCCAGTTGCGCGCTAAAACCAATGATATTCTCAGTATTTTGAAAAATATTCCAGAAGGCGTTCTCACTGTGCTCGAAGGAAACACGGTCCACCCTGAATATTCAGCCTATCTGGAAACCATTCTTGGGACCACTGAAATCAGTGGACAGGATGTGGTGTCCCTGCTGTTCAGTCAATTGGGTTCCGACTCACGAAGCGGTTTGGGTGCCGCACTGGATTCTATTCTCGGACAGAATGTCATGTTTTTCGAAGCCAACAGTCATTTTCTGGTTCGAGAAATAGAATTTCTGTCAAAAGATGGACAGACAAAAGTTCTGGATCTGTCATGGGCACCCATCACAGACGATATGGATGATGTGGAAAAAGTTCTCATCACTCTGAGGGATGTCACCGAACTGCGTCAATTGCAGGAAACCGCCAAGGAACATAAACGCGAACTGGAAATCATTGGACAGATCCTGCATGTTTCCCAGGAAAAATTTAATGAATTTATTCATTCTTCCCGTAATTTTCTGGAAGAAAACAAGAAACTCATTGAAGCGAATTACACACAGAAAAATCCGGAGATTCTCAGTGAGTTGTTCCGCAACATGCATACCATCAAGGGAAATGCCCGGACCTATACGTTTATTCATCTGACAAATCTGGTCCATGAGGCTGAAGAAAAATACAACAGACTCCGCAATCGTGAGGAGGAATCCTGGAATCCTGATATTTTACTGGAAGACTTGAACAAGGTGGGTCTCATCATTGATGAATATGACCAGATCAATACCAGCAAATTGGGACGCAAAGGTCCAGGCCGACGTGGTGATGAACGGTTCCTGATGGTAGAAAAAGTCAAAGTGCGATCTGCTCTGGATTATTTGACTGGCATCGAAAAACTCACAGCCCAGCAATTGAAAGATCATATCATCGTCGCAAGAGCCTTTCTGACATCCATCGGTTCAGAACCACTGGAAGATATTCTGTCTGGTGTGCTGACCTCTATCGCTGATCTTGCCAGAGAACTGGAAAAGCCGGCACCTGAAATTGTGATCGCAGACCATAATCTGTATATTAAAAATCATATCTATGGGTTGATACGGAATGCGTTTGGTCATATTTTCAGAAACTCTCTGGATCATGGCATTGAACGTTCAGAGGAACGATTGCAAAAAGGCAAATCAGCACAGGGGCATATCTACATTGAACTGACACATGACAATTCAACGCTGAAGATTGTGTACAGGGATGATGGCCGTGGCTTGAATATTGGAAAAATTCGTCAAAAAGCGATCAAGAGCCAGATGATTCATGACATGGATGATCTGTCAGACCATGAAGTTGCACAGATGATTTTTATGTCCGGACTCAGTACTGCGGAACAGGTTACTGAAATTTCAGGTCGTGGTGTGGGAATGGACGCTGTTAAAAAGTTTTTTGAACGGGAAAATGGCAATGTGGAAGTGGAACTTCTTTCCCCTGAAAAATACCATGATCCCGGTTTTTATCCCTTTGAAATCACCCTCACTCTGCCGTTTCAATATGCTATTGAAATGCCAACACTGAATATGGAAACCATGCTGGAGATGGCGGAGGCCCTTGCTTCGGAAAGAAACACTGAAAATTAG
- a CDS encoding transporter substrate-binding domain-containing protein, with the protein MKTLLKQWALFCLMIACLAGPTQKIKAEQDLTVNFSYKGTVNTIKGEKLSDNSFLFNKGATKKIKIATLDWAPYIGQDICKQGWVQQLTIAILASQGYEITSAFYPWARAVSNVEKGTEDLLYPEYFIESEAPSDVVKGSKRLDNLALSGRFPGGPLAFMKRKGETDHYQGDFQNLKGEKIGVVSGYQNTPEFDSLMDQGFFSTDKATDDLINAKKLVNKRINLIIGDPAVIRFTIATSLKDAEAKSILNQLETVKPLIQYNHLYFALSKKKSDWALTLELINRTIAEFEASGEMFRIIQNTNKACNMEMETLTPYQVN; encoded by the coding sequence ATGAAAACTTTATTGAAACAATGGGCACTATTCTGTTTGATGATCGCATGCCTCGCAGGGCCTACGCAAAAAATAAAGGCTGAACAGGATCTGACCGTTAATTTTTCATATAAGGGGACTGTTAACACCATTAAGGGCGAAAAACTTTCTGACAATTCGTTTCTGTTCAACAAAGGCGCAACAAAAAAAATCAAAATCGCCACGCTGGACTGGGCCCCTTATATTGGTCAGGATATTTGTAAACAAGGATGGGTTCAGCAGTTGACCATCGCCATTCTTGCCAGTCAGGGCTATGAAATCACCTCCGCCTTCTATCCCTGGGCCAGAGCGGTAAGCAACGTGGAAAAGGGAACTGAAGATCTGCTTTATCCAGAATATTTCATTGAAAGTGAGGCTCCTTCAGATGTGGTCAAAGGCAGTAAACGTCTGGATAATCTGGCATTGTCAGGCCGATTTCCCGGTGGACCCCTGGCTTTTATGAAACGTAAAGGAGAAACTGATCATTATCAGGGCGATTTTCAAAATTTAAAAGGGGAAAAAATCGGAGTGGTGTCAGGCTATCAGAATACGCCTGAATTTGATTCATTGATGGATCAGGGATTTTTTAGTACAGACAAAGCTACAGATGACTTGATCAACGCCAAAAAGCTTGTCAACAAACGCATCAATCTCATCATTGGCGATCCGGCGGTGATCCGTTTCACCATTGCTACCTCTCTGAAAGATGCGGAAGCGAAAAGCATCTTGAATCAACTGGAAACGGTAAAACCGTTGATTCAATACAATCATCTGTACTTTGCTCTTTCAAAAAAGAAATCAGACTGGGCTTTAACGCTGGAACTCATCAACCGGACAATTGCTGAGTTTGAGGCCTCTGGCGAAATGTTCCGGATCATCCAGAATACAAACAAAGCCTGCAACATGGAAATGGAAACCCTCACCCCCTACCAGGTCAATTAA